ACGGACACCAGAAACCAAATTATAAACTGGCCAACTAGATTTTAAGTCTAAATGAatcatttttagaaaattttttatcatcatTATCATCTCTCTTTCAATACCAAATTTAAGGCATCTTTTATACATTCTCATCATTCATTAACCAGGCTTATTGCTTTCTATAGAAAACTTCTATATCTAGATCTAAGAATCATATAttcttttacttctttataaatttttataaagtaTTTATAGGTTATTGATACTAAAAAGTCAagttttgataaaataCCCATATATTCAAATATGACCAACCAAATTCCGTCTGCATCTTCAGCGGCAGATTTTGGAAGCTCAAAATCTACTTCTGTTGATGCAGTTCCAAATATGGATAAATCTTCGTCCGTTCGccgaaaaaatattgataGCAATGGTTTGCAACAAACTAATCAAATCGAGCAAGCAGAAAGTAGTTTGAATGCCGAAGCTGATCACTCTGAACCTGAACGTTATGGTTGTACACCGTCAGGAAAAGTTTTCTTATTACCAaaagaacaagaaaatCGACGAAGTATATTAGAAACTGTAGATCCTCGGTTTTCTAAGACACCCTGGGATTGGATTGTCATTTCATCTATCCTTGCTCAAGTACTTCTGTTTTTTATGACAACCGGTGCAGTTCGTCGTTACTCTATGATgctttgtttctttttttggagAATCAGTTATGATGCTGGTATAGGTTTTTTGCTACATATGCAATCGAATCATAGAAAAGTTGTCACTTGGATTTCTgactttggtttttttgataaagaaaatcacCCGAAGCTTTAtgatttaacaaaaaagcaACTTATATCTAAGATGGACTCTAGTTATAACTATGATACTTCCCCTCTTGAGTTTAATTCCTGGTTGGTATTCCGTCACTTCGTCGATTTAATTCTCATGTGCGATTTCTGCTCATACATTTTGATGGGATTGGCATGGACTTGTTGGCCGAAGGTTAATAtcattcttcaatttttgaggaTTTTTGGAGGTATCGCGCTTATTGTATTCAACTATTGGGTAAAAATGGATGCTCATAGAGTTGTTCGCGACTACGCTTGGTATTGGGgtgattttttctttttgcttcGCTCTTCTTTGGTTTTCAACGGAGTTTTTGAGCTCGCTCCTCATCCCATGTATTCTGTAGGTTATGCTGGTTATTATGGTATGAGTCTTTTAACTGGTAGTTATGCAGTTCTTTTTGCTAGCATCCTCGCACATGCTGCTCAATTTGGTTTCTTACTGTTTGTTGAAAACCCCCATATTGAGAGAACATATGGTACAGACATCAATCATGCTAGATTGTCTCCACGGGGTGAAGACaatgaatttgaattaCCTCCAGAACATGATTTAGTTGGGTTTGTCAACTTTGATTTCACTAGGATTTCCGATGTCGCTTTGCTTATCATAGCCTTGTATAGtattttcataattttGTTATCGTCGAATTCTCATTATAGTCAGTTTTGGGCTATATTTCAAGCTTTTGTTTGGCGTTTCTTGCATTCCATAATTCATgcttttattcttttttaccaatcaaaaagcaaagcaTGGACCAAACATTTTATCAGAAATGGTGAATCTGCTGCTTATGCATGGTCCCAATGGAAGGGGTTATATAATCTTACATTGAACATGTCTTATATTTCCTTTGTTATGGCTGCTTGGAAATTGTATCATTTACCTTCAAACTGGACGTATGGACTTGTGTCTCTAAGACATGCCTTAGGTTTTGGACTGATTGCTTTACATATTTATACATCTGTCTCAATATATGAAGACCTAGGGCAATATGGTTGGTTTTACGGTGACTTCTTTTTACCTAGCCGATCACCCAAGCTTGTTTATCAAGGAATTTATCGATATGTTAACAATCCTGAGCGATTCCTTGGTTGTTCGGCTTATTGGGGTCTTGCATTGATCAGCAGTTCTGCTTGGATATTTTTAATCGCAATTCTAGCACAACTTTCTAATCTAGCAATTATCCGTTTAGTCGAACAGCCACATATGCAGAAAGTTTATGGAAACACTCTTCGTAAAGAAGCCGGTATTTCTAAATTGATTAAACAGGCTACTTctgaaaaaggaaatattcTTCCAAAAACAGTCGAGACGCATATGAAAGCTTTAACAACATCCGTTGATAAGGTTCTGGATCAAACTGCAGAAGCTCTTGAGGAGTTTGTAAATACTGCACCACCGAAAGTACAGGAATTATTGAAAGGAACTGAAAGCAATCTTCGTAAAAATGCACAACTCGCCATTCTCAAACTGTTTGCTCCTCAATTAAGTAGCTCTACTCATTTTGATTATAAGTTAGAAATTAAAGGAATTGACAACAACCAAGTACTATTGGGGCATCCCATTACGGTATGCTGGACAGCTTCTCCGAATCATGAAATTAACGATTGGATTGGACTTTATAAATTATCTGACAATGCGAGCGATCTTTATACTCAAACTTCGAGTGAAGGTCGGTGGTCTGCGATTGATGCCAATGGCTACACATCTCATTGTTCCAGTATAAAGTCACTTTCGAATGACAAAAATTCTGGAGAAGTTGAGTTTTCCGGAGATCTGTTATTTTGGGAAACCGGAACGTTTGAATTCCGTTATCATTATGGGGGAAAGCATTTAGTTATGGCAAAAACAGAACCTTTCGTGATCACTGCAACTTCAATGAATACTACCGACGTGGATGAAGTTTCAGCATATTTACTTAAATCCATTAAATTTTGTGACCCTAATATAACACCGCATGATGGTGATGCGTCCTTGTGCGATATTTCTGAAGGTTCTGCTAGAAAACTAACTTCTATCATCAAGTATAGCTTCGGCATAGATTTAAGTTATCGCGTTGTTCAAGTAGATGGCAGCTGTAGCGCTTTATCTCGAAGAATCGTCAATtccttaaaaattttacaatctTTTGATGGTCCCAGCGGTGCAAAAGATGATTAAatattcaacaattttatgATTTATTCATTCAACATGAATTTTTGCTCTTACATGACTAGTGAGCTTCAACCGCTTTAGACAAATAATGTTACTGAATATATatactttattttaataaatgaaaagtataatttaaatgatcttttaattcaaaaaaaaaaccccAAAGATAAATATGTATGGATATTTAGGTAACCTGAGatcatcaattttaatCATTGATTGAATCCAATTTTGAATAGCTATACCGAACAATTTGTATATTCCAAATGTagtctcaaaaaaaataacctTTAGTAAATTATTCATAAACGTTGACTATATTAAAGTATATAAAAACTGTAATAACAATCTAATAAGGTAAAAAAAGGTTATGGAAATCGTgtcaaaatgaaattgattataATTATACGTTAACATTAGAGGCATCATCTGCTGAAGCATTTGAAGCATGAGTACTAGCTGAAGAATAAATACTACGACGATCATCACTTGCATGATTCACAATACCATAAAACTGATCCAGCTCATCTTTATTTGAGCAAAATTCCCTAAATTTACGCTCTAATTCTTCAGCAGTCTCTTTCAAATTAGGATTCAAAGTGCTTTTGTTGCTTTTGGTGAAACTCAATTTGCTAACCTTTGAGTTATGAAGGCGATTTGGAAGCCACAAAAATCGTTGATCATCATCAATTTGAACTAGCACAGTTCCTGTTCTGTGTATGTATTGTACGTAACGAAAGTTAGGTTTTCCCCAAGAATAAACTGCGGTAATTGATTTCGGAAACGTACTAGCTGCTTCGGTgtctaaaataaaatcaaagtGCTCAAGAATTTTAACATTCCACCAATTCTTAGAATAGTTCACTGGATCATTTACCAGAGGCGCTCGTTCAGGAATAGGTGGAGGATCTAACGCTAGTGAAATGATCGAGACTTGGTCAAAGGGGTTAAGTTCTCCGACGGCTGCAATTTCATGAATTGGAGCTTCCACTAATTTCAAGCCATAACGCTCTAAAATCCGTGACCAAGATTGAAGGAGCTTCTCGATAACACTTGCTGTAGCCAATAACCATTCAATGCGAATATGATAACATGAGGCAGGATTATGAAGCAAATCGTAATGGACGGTCACTGTTTCGGAtttcccattttttttctcaacgTCTgcattaaacaaaatgcGTCTCGACAACTCTAACCGAGAAGGACCAGCTTCTGATTctgttattattttattatctaAATGTTTTTGACCTGAATCTTTTTTTCGACTGAACCAACTACGATATGGCCTGTTTGAAACAGGTTTGATACTGTAATCGGGTGAAATTCGATAAACATAGTAGCCATCTAACAAAGggtgtttttttaatgcatGATCAAAGAGTCCTAGGCTTAACAACTTATTTCCATATTTAAGAGCTTCTTCTCTAGTATTGATACCAATGAAGGTATTAGCTAACCAGGAAACAAATTCACTCCCAAGAAAACAATTCTCATAAATTCTGTAATGCCATGTAATATCGTCAATTTTAGGACCACCAGGCCCTTGAATTTCTTTAGCGATGGTATGAAGGTCAGCAGAGCAATCTAATCGTTTATTAGGCATAAACAATGATTGTTCATTCCTAGAAGAATCCAATCGCAACGCTTCTAATTCAGAGTGAATATACTGAGCCATTGGTAAAGTTGTAAATTTGATTCCTAGAAGTTCAGCAGGCGAAGTATTCggtgttttattattgctGTCATTCATGGGGtcaatttttcctttatacAAAAGTTCACTTAGCTTGTAAATACCTTCAACTCTAAATTCTTCATCGCTTAGAGCATCCGCATGATCCAGCAATTgatacttttgaaaaacatgTGTTGATGTAGTAGACATTGGTAACAACACAAAACGGGCTCGCCAATATTTAACAGAGTCGGGTAAATAAGTCTCAAATCCACATATTAATTGATCGACGTAATTCCAATTATAATTTGCGGAATCATTGGCAGAAAATGTGATATTAGACTTGACATATTtacattcatttttagaccaaaaattataatCGTATCTCATTTTACCTTGACCAGAAACCTTTTTGACATAACGCTTTACTTCAATATTGTATCCTACTGAATCACATGAAAGCCTGTGGAACTGACTATCGCCTAGAGAAAGGCAAACTGCATCACTGCCTACTGTTAAATGCCCATTTCTTTGATTATTTACAGAGCGAGAGAAATCGGTAATCGTTCCTGCCTTATTGGCCTTGGGATTACCGCTATAAGAGACCGCGGCAGCTGGATTAACCACAATTTGATATCCACGTGATAATCTTTGACAAATCATCTCAGCAAGTAATTCCTGTTGATTCATTTGAGTAAATTCAGGATCGATTCCAATTGTGTATGTGTATTCCTCAAATTTATCATTCAATTCCTCTTCAGAAGGGAAGTAACTAAAAGTTAACGGAAGCGCACCAGGAGTACACATGGAAAGCCAATTAAACTTCCTAACATCCTGCACTTTCATATAGAGATGTTCCCATCTTAAAGAAACGGGATCATTATCAGCAGTTGTCTCTTTCAGTTTAAAAGGATTTTGAATAATCTTCCATGGTGTTTGATATTCATTCTCTAAATTGGTAGAACTTTTCGGAATTACAGTCTTAGCATATTCAGGACTGTTGGGCTTTAAAAACGTTGGGGGCTTTTTTGTCGCTATTGGAGGAGCTTGACTAAAAGCCTTGCAACTATCACTatcttcattatttttgatcGGAATAGGTCTTTGAATTGTAGATTTGAAACCAAGTGGGTTTGCCGAAGTAGTAACCGTAGCGGGGAGAGCCAAGAAACCTTTTAATAAAGCCGGAAAGGAAGACTTTTTGGTAAGAAGTGAAGACTTATTAGATGAAGACGTTTGTAAGGAAGACGATACATTGCTAGAGTTACCAGCTAATTTCTGTAGCCTTTCGGTGAGGGCAGATTTACCAAACTGTCTTGCCGACTCTTTGCTGGTGCTTTTAAGATCATCAACTTTAGCTCCAAAACTAGATATCGATTCTTTCCCTGAAATTACTGTAGAAAGACTATGCCCATTCATCTCAAGGTAAGAACTTTTGTCCACATTAACGGGTGTATGAGATGAGAAATGGCGAGGAGATGATGAGCTCAAAACATCGTTTGCACTAACAGCAGCCTCACCAGTAAATTGCCGTTCATCGTAATCTTCTTGCACTTCTTCACTGAACACAGACCCTTTCAACAATGGATCAGACTGTAATAATGGAATCGAAATTTTGGCACTTTCGGCTTCCAGTACACCCATCATTTGTAATTCATGCATTTTTGCAGTAGGCTCAAATTGATGTTCTCGCATTAAATTTTCCCAAGGAGAACGTAAGGACCTCATTTCCGTAGTACTGTAAAAACTAATGTTACAGCCAATTGGAAATGTATATAACCATTCGGTATCCTCctttaaattattcaaaaaggAAGACACTGAGAAGTTTGAAACTGATGACGTTAAGGAATTTGGTATTACATTAGAAGGGGAAAcggaagaagaaattcTGCTGGTTAGTTGggatctttttttgtttttcaccGGATTTTTGTATCGAACAATAGGCGTTAGAAATAAAGGAACTTTTCCTAAGGATACGATATCCATACCAACAACGGTATTGAGTAAGCTTTTAGAAGTCAAGTGTagcattttttcatttacttcATATAAACCAGTTCCTGGGGTAACTATTATGATACTAGTACCAGTACGTGATAAATCTCTGTCGATATAATCTGactgaaattgaaagaCAGCCATATTAATGACTTCCAAAAAGTTGCCTTCTTGGGATCCTGTCATCCTTCCGCATATATACTCAATTTCTCTCCCATTTTCATCCTTAATTTTCCTAACAATGACATCTTGTCGAAATTTTGCAAGTTCTAGTTTCAAATTTGCTAAAACAGGTTGCCAATCTCTGCTAGAAACATTATCCACCACCaccttgaaaaaatcttcGTAAGGACCACCTTCGTTATCAATAGAAGCattgaaagaattttgTGGATAAATACTACTTCCTTTTtcactatttttttgagacCTTGGTTGCCAAACACACATAGGCCCATGGTGGCTGTACTCGACACgagtaaacaaaattataGAAACCAAATGATGAGTTCCTAAGTCTctccaaaaagaaaaaagatcaGGAAGAAAACCATCTATTGCTTTGTTATAATTGAGCTCtccatcttcttcaaagtGCCACATCTCTTCACtcatttgaataaaaattagaaatctGGCACTTTCAGACCGAAAAATTGGCTTAGTGCGTTCTGAAATGTACGCTGAATgacatttttttccttttctccATATACATCTAATTTCTCCAGGCACATCTCCTATAAAGGAAACACGCTGTTTTAGATAAACGCATTTACCGCATAATTCTCTAAAAAGCTTCCACATATCGCTTCTAGATATAAATTGGTcccgaaaaaaaattaccaCATGTTCGGCTTCTAAATTAGTTTTGTCTTCACAAATTTTGACAACCACCGGTTCacgattttttatattgagCAAAGAGCTTATGTGAGATACAACTGAAAGTTGCAGATTCGGATGTCGCCTCTTTAAATCATCTGTTAAAGGGGAGGGCATCAAATATACTGGTTCTTTTTCACGTTTAGCATGTAGTTTCCCTGTGCTTGAGTGATTATGCTGTAAAGCGATTTCATCACCATTTTGGGCCcttatttcaaaaatatcaCCAGGTTTAGCAGAAGGTACTAAATCATAATTTAAGACTGCATCGTTTGGAAACAATGATGATTCGTGCGTCCACAGGTTCAAGGTAATAGCCATTTCATGAATTGAACAACCTACGCCATTAAGGCAgtaatcaaaaaattaaatacaagaattgtatcaaaaaaagaagtaaataATCTCTTTACACAACTTTATACGTTTGATTTTGATTAGGCGGATGTTGGGGTAGAGCTGCAAAAATCCAGTATAACACCAAGATAAATTGCACTAGTAAACACAGGTTACTCTTAtcataaaatcaaatagtAAATGTTGCATTTATAAAGGTAGAGCATAATTGTGTATATTATATGACTCATGactaaatatttaatttaaggCAGAATGTATACTACTTGCACGAATACTTGATTGTCTAAGACACAATCATTAATATACCAGCAAGCACTTcgttatcttttttttttttttttttgtgataCTGTATTACTtagaatttatttgaaaaaaatgtttctaTCATATCGAATGTTTAAGATGTAGGTGTTCTTACGTTTATACCTCGTATATCATTGACTTTATTCTATTGACTTCAATATATGATATTAGATTACAATTCAGTGATTGAAACAGAGGCTGAATTccaattgtttatttcattttttggcTAACGGATTTGTTGAATTGGGGTGCAGTCTAAACTACAAAGACTCAAACCAGCTGACTCAATAATgtaatattaaattttcagcattaagcttaaaaaatgatattcaTCACCCCAGTTTCTGAATTCAGGTTTGAAGTTCGATCAAATGAGGATTAATGTTTGAAAACCGAGCATTTTGCAATCTACTTTAAATTACCTTCAGAAAGCGACTAAACAATCTTGTGCGTTGAAAGTTAGCTTAAAAAAGttacaattaaaatttaacttaattactttttaaatttatgatGTCCTAAACAAATCAATATTGCTAAAATAACCAAATTCCATAAACAAGAATTAAATAAGTGcagaattaaaaatgagAGACCAATAAGAAGAGTTAAGGGGATAATCTTTAGTACAAGTTGACCTATATACATGATATTGGGGAAGTGAAGTAGAGCAatgaattttgaataatcaTAAAAAGTAGTCGGCAATGGGTCGTTTTGTTGGAATGCCAGATCTTTCTTGAGAGGCAGTACCAAAAATCTTAAAGGATTGCGTTTGGTTTTCATCAAGTTGTAATATAGAAGCAACATTTCCACATCTGTAACAGTAATTGGGTGCACTCCAAACAGTAACCACGCTTCCTTTATCCTTTTCTGGAATGGTTATTATGTCTCCAGGTGCCGGAGAATCATCAACAGGTGAGGCAGAATCTGAATCCAGCTCAGAGTCCTCttcatttgtaaatttgGGATACTGTTTATCTTTATCGGAAAAATGGATTTTGTAACCCTCCATAACCAATTGATGAGCACGAGCAATGAATGAAAGGTCATTAGCGCGATTAAAAACTTCAGAAACGTCGGcaccaaacaaaaatccAGCACCTCTGGGAGATAAACCCCATCCACTAATATCTTCTGGATCTGACCAAAGTAGATCACACATTGCTCCTTCATGCGGAACTTCTTGTTTTCGATCCAACAGTCGAATCTTCATAAAAAGCGTTAAAAGTTTAGTTCAAATTTTCGGAATTAATAACATACCTGATCGATACTGCTGATGCTTGGTGAAAGTCCACCGTGCACACAAAAAACCTTTCCATCCACCAAAGCACCAAGCGAAAGataatcaaatatttcaCAACAATATCGCCATACATTGGCAGAACCATATTTCCTTACACATTCGTCATAAAATCCATAAACTTGTGTTATTTGTCGTGATTCATGATTTCCCCGGATAAGGGTCATCTCTTTCGgatatttacattttaaagTCAATAACAGGAGAAATGTTTCTACAGAGTAAAACCCTCTATCAACAAAATCCCctagaaataaatattttgtacCTGGACATGACCCACCAATTCGAAAAAGCTCCAGTAAATCATGCAATTGGCCATGGATATCACCACAAATGGTTACAGGAGATGAGATCCATTGTATGTTAGATTCctcaattaaaatatctCTTACACGCTGACAAAGTTCAACAACTACCACAAAACGTTAGACCCCATTCTTATAATTATGGCAAAGAACAACCAATATGAATGATCGTTGTTATATCGACGGAGATAAAAGTTATTCTATAAATACTATTATACATACCATTTGATTCTGGAATTAACCTTCCGTTCTCCAGTTCCTCAAGTTGCCAATCCAAATCTAAATCAGTCATTTTGAACTCGTCAAAACataaagtaaagaaaactAGAATAACTTGGTCCTTTagaataagaaaataaacaagtgaaattctttttcaactttatgTATCatttaagaaatttaattttaaataagtcAAAATACCTCTGTCAAGAGGTATGACGCGTAGAGCTTTGGTGACTAAAATTCGgttttccttttgataatgacttttaaaataattaacatGACCTCCTTAATTAGCAGCTTCCGAATTTTATTGACACATACGTTGCGTTACGCTAGATTGTTTTTCAGAAAAATACGGTTGCTCCACCATTATTAGTGCTTTCATCTCGAAATGAAATGGACACAAGTTTTTGTATTagattgtttttttttaatcatttatacttaaaattaatgatgaactagaatcttttaattaagTTGCATGCTACTCCAGTATGATTATTATAGCATGCCGTATTATCATTGATCTTGAGTTTTTATAACGCTAATACAAGAACGTGCACCTACtcatatatatatctaGATTATAAGAAAAACTCCTATAGTTCTAACGGATCTAAATTGTTCGCACAAATGCGCAGCTTTGATGTTATAGGGTTTTTGTGAAATAAACTACATAACACTATAGCTTCTTGGTAAAAATCAGATAACACTCACAATTATAGGTAAAATAATCTGTATGCTGAAGGCGTACCCCTGTGGCGGAATATACACTCAATATAGAAAAACTGTATAGTCAATTCGTGTTGCAAACCCATAATTTATGTGAAGCTTTAACATAATTTGCATACTATTCTTTACTTATGTTCAGTCGGCAACTCAAGATGTTCAAATAACTAAAAAGATTTTAGAAATATATTCTTTCTATCTTTCAATATGGTTTACTGCAATTTGCGTACTATCAAAAGAATGAGGTGTGTAAGAAATGCTTGCCCTGAGCAGTACaatgcaattttttaatactttaaCTATATCAATCAATGTGTATGCTGTTGTTTTTATCAAGTATGAAACATATCTCATCTTGGTTGTTTTGGTCGCTTGTTATAAACTCATTTGGCTAGTAAAGCGACTGTTAATTTTATGTACAacatacaaaaataaaatgttaacAGAATTGTTTGGGTATTACGTAGAATCGGAGTATAAGCGCAACACACTAGTTTTTTTTGccgaaaaaattattttccaGACGTTTTAATACCGAGGGATAAAGTTATCTGATCAGTCACGAtggtaattaaaaaaatgagatCGAGAATGCCGTTTAATGAATAgacaatgaaaaaagtGAAGAAGAATCATCAAAACGTACATCAAAAGTGgtttaactaaaaaatttcgagTAATTTACTTGGATATGTTTTTTGCTGCAATTATATCATTTGCGTCGCCTATTGTGCAAGGAAGAGATTTTACTAGATACGTTTTCTACACTGCTCAGCCGAACCTGCCGACAACCAACTAGGAAAAAATAGGGCGTTGATTGttgattaaaaagaataaactaggtttttgaaaaaaaaagtaggaaaagaaataattccTCAAGCTGTGCTATTTTGATTGGAAATGAGCGTCGAAATTACTTTTGTTGAACAATTTCAAGAGATATTGCAAAATGGAAAAGAGCAAATAATTTTACTCAATTTTTATGCACCATGGGCTGCTCCATGCAAGCAAATGAACCAAGTCTTTGATCAATTTGCAAAGGACACGAAAAATGCCgttttcttaaaaattgaagctGAAAAATTTTCCGATATAGCAGAGTCGTTTGATGTAAACGCTGTTCCtctatttgttttaatcCACGGAGCAAAAGTTTTGGCTAGAATTTCGGGGGCAAAtcctcaaaaattgaaggcTGCTATTGACGAGTATATTCAACCCCTTATCTCCCAAATATCCTCTACCAACGCGTCCGTGGAAACTCAAGTAAATTCCGTTCAGACTACCAACACTACTTCCAATACCTCTAAAGCTCCAAATGGGTTGGATTCTGAACTAAATGAAAGGTTGAGCACGCTAACAAATGCTCACAATGTTATGCTCTTTTTAAAGGGTACTCCTTCAGAACCTGCATGTGGTTTTAGTCGTAAGCTCGTTGGATTACTTCGTGAGCAAAACGTTCAGTAtggattttttaacatattGGCTGATGATTCTGTACGCCAAGGTCTTAAAGTGTTTTCCGATTGGCCAACTTTCCCTCAATTGTACATTAAAGGTGAATTCGTCGGTGGTTTAGATATTGTTTCGGAGATGATTGAAAATGGTGAATTGCAAGAGATGCTTCCCAATTAATTGTTATCTGTGCATATGAAGAATTGTACTTTTAATATCCTTAATCATTCTTTTATGTTGATGATTTTGTGAAAGATAACTTTTAAATTGGATAATCAGATAATAATACGATTGCAGATTTAGTTTTCtgttaatttaattttgttaactAACCGCCTCAACTTatcaaaacaaatgttaataaaactATATAACATAAAATGAGTTTAAGCAAGTAAATAACGCATAATAAGCAACCAGGTTAATTAAGAATACACAAAGGAGCCAGAACTACCATTGCAACTATTACTTCGTACACTTTACCATTTAGCAGTACCCCCaaatttcagaaaaaataaacaattagaGTATGCAATACAACTGCGCCAGTATCCACACAAAAGAACTAATCGACTACTACACCTTTCTCTACATTTTATT
This region of Schizosaccharomyces pombe strain 972h- genome assembly, chromosome: II genomic DNA includes:
- the grx4 gene encoding CIA machinery monothiol glutaredoxin Grx4, producing the protein MSVEITFVEQFQEILQNGKEQIILLNFYAPWAAPCKQMNQVFDQFAKDTKNAVFLKIEAEKFSDIAESFDVNAVPLFVLIHGAKVLARISGANPQKLKAAIDEYIQPLISQISSTNASVETQVNSVQTTNTTSNTSKAPNGLDSELNERLSTLTNAHNVMLFLKGTPSEPACGFSRKLVGLLREQNVQYGFFNILADDSVRQGLKVFSDWPTFPQLYIKGEFVGGLDIVSEMIENGELQEMLPN